A single region of the Phycisphaerae bacterium RAS1 genome encodes:
- the spo0C_4 gene encoding Chromosome-partitioning protein Spo0J encodes MDVKAVQNMPLDRVVCETQERKRFDEEPLVGLAQSIAESGVLQPVLVRREGSSFVCVDGERRLRAAKRAGLTAVPVIVEDRELSPADVTLRQTVLNSQRQELTPIERARAFSKLIQESGWTAAEVARRTGFSEATISRLTALLTLPDEVVKRIEAGEIPASTAYQIAIAGDGQTQAKLASEAANGKLSRDRVVERSRRSRRATLPRRVKRPARERFTVRLGPGRSLTVSGPNLTLTSLTAWLQALLTRISTLEPQDMALADAAKALSADASCKGVVS; translated from the coding sequence ATGGACGTCAAGGCCGTTCAAAACATGCCGTTGGACCGTGTGGTTTGTGAAACTCAGGAGCGCAAGCGGTTTGATGAAGAGCCACTCGTCGGCCTCGCGCAGAGCATCGCAGAAAGCGGAGTTCTGCAACCCGTACTGGTCCGTCGGGAAGGAAGCTCGTTCGTGTGCGTGGATGGCGAGCGACGGCTACGGGCGGCCAAGCGGGCGGGCCTCACGGCCGTGCCTGTCATCGTCGAGGACCGGGAACTCAGCCCCGCCGATGTGACGCTCCGGCAGACTGTGCTCAATTCCCAGCGGCAGGAGCTGACGCCGATCGAGCGCGCCAGGGCATTCTCAAAGCTAATTCAGGAATCGGGTTGGACCGCGGCAGAGGTTGCACGCCGCACGGGCTTCTCGGAAGCGACAATCTCGCGGCTCACGGCGCTGCTCACGCTGCCGGACGAAGTCGTCAAGCGCATCGAGGCCGGCGAGATCCCGGCGAGCACGGCATATCAGATTGCGATTGCGGGCGACGGTCAGACTCAAGCGAAGCTTGCCAGCGAAGCGGCGAACGGAAAACTGTCGCGCGATCGCGTCGTTGAGAGATCCCGCCGGTCACGCCGCGCAACGCTGCCGCGCCGAGTGAAACGCCCGGCGCGCGAACGGTTTACGGTCCGCCTGGGTCCCGGCCGTTCGCTCACGGTCTCCGGACCGAATCTCACGCTCACATCGTTGACTGCGTGGCTGCAAGCGCTGCTGACGCGTATCAGCACCTTGGAGCCACAGGACATGGCGCTTGCGGACGCCGCCAAGGCGCTTTCCGCCGACGCCTCATGCAAGGGAGTTGTGTCATGA
- a CDS encoding AAA-like domain protein: protein MFERLFRRKKLTCARRLRWDLPDELLRWSRHNAWTLRDAVEGTLILGTTGSGKTSGSGRTIAMSMLNAGFGGLVLTAKSDERALWESYCRAANRLSDLYIVDANAALRLNFLAYELTREGLGAGHTENLCNLFSTIMEIRERNAGSGGGREDGAFWKQGATKLMRNATDLVSLATESVSVPDLVRVILSAAQSPAQISDRGFQDGSFCFECLKAADQKPKTARQQHDFGVVCDFFLLEWPGLAERTRSVIQATFMGWADMLNRGLLRELFCTETTITPEVVEDGRIILIDLPVKEFGELGVFAQVLFKHVWQRQIERRNVGASPRPVFLWADEAQHFITSYDMQFQTTCRAARVATVYLTQNVSNVYAALGGGDKGRAETDSLFANLNTKVFHANGDPVTNEWAASLIGRSRQFLASGNSSYDNDHRWAAAVGLDWLDGGGSTSAGFSETFEYEVQPREFTRLRTGGPANGWIVDGIVFQNGRTFAASGRTWLKTAFRQRT from the coding sequence GTGTTCGAGCGACTCTTTCGGCGAAAGAAACTCACCTGCGCCCGGCGGCTCCGTTGGGACCTGCCTGACGAATTGCTGCGCTGGTCGCGCCACAACGCCTGGACTCTGCGCGATGCAGTCGAAGGCACGCTGATCCTCGGCACGACCGGCTCAGGCAAGACCTCCGGCAGTGGCCGCACGATTGCGATGTCGATGCTCAATGCCGGATTCGGCGGTCTCGTGCTCACGGCCAAGTCCGACGAGCGGGCGCTCTGGGAGTCCTACTGCCGCGCGGCGAACCGGCTTAGCGACTTGTACATCGTGGACGCAAATGCGGCCCTGCGGCTGAACTTTCTTGCGTACGAACTGACGCGAGAAGGTCTAGGCGCCGGTCATACGGAGAACCTCTGCAACCTGTTTTCCACAATCATGGAAATCAGGGAGCGGAACGCCGGTTCCGGCGGTGGGCGCGAGGACGGCGCTTTCTGGAAGCAGGGAGCGACCAAGCTCATGCGAAATGCGACCGACCTCGTCTCGCTTGCTACCGAGTCCGTTTCCGTACCCGACTTGGTTCGCGTCATTCTCTCTGCGGCGCAATCGCCGGCACAAATCTCCGATCGTGGCTTTCAGGACGGTTCGTTCTGCTTCGAGTGCCTGAAAGCGGCGGATCAAAAGCCGAAGACCGCGCGGCAGCAGCACGACTTCGGCGTCGTCTGCGACTTCTTCTTGCTGGAATGGCCCGGCCTGGCTGAGCGCACTCGCTCGGTGATTCAGGCGACGTTCATGGGCTGGGCGGACATGCTCAACCGCGGTCTGCTCCGTGAGTTGTTCTGCACCGAGACGACGATCACCCCGGAAGTTGTCGAGGACGGAAGGATCATCCTCATCGACCTGCCGGTGAAGGAATTCGGCGAGCTGGGCGTATTCGCTCAAGTTCTGTTCAAGCATGTGTGGCAGCGCCAGATCGAGCGGCGAAATGTCGGGGCAAGTCCGCGCCCCGTCTTCTTGTGGGCCGACGAAGCGCAGCATTTCATCACGTCGTACGACATGCAGTTCCAGACCACGTGTCGCGCCGCGCGCGTCGCAACGGTCTATCTGACGCAAAACGTCAGCAACGTGTACGCCGCGCTGGGCGGCGGGGACAAAGGCCGCGCGGAAACGGATTCGCTGTTCGCCAATCTCAATACGAAGGTCTTTCACGCCAACGGCGACCCGGTTACGAACGAATGGGCCGCCTCGCTCATCGGCCGCTCGCGCCAGTTCCTCGCCAGCGGCAACAGTTCGTATGACAACGATCACCGCTGGGCGGCGGCTGTCGGCCTCGACTGGCTGGACGGCGGCGGCTCCACGTCGGCCGGTTTCAGCGAGACATTCGAGTACGAGGTGCAGCCACGGGAGTTCACGCGGCTTCGCACGGGCGGCCCCGCAAACGGCTGGATCGTGGACGGGATCGTCTTTCAGAACGGCCGCACGTTCGCCGCATCGGGCCGCACCTGGCTCAAGACGGCATTCAGACAGCGGACTTGA
- a CDS encoding site-specific tyrosine recombinase XerC: MSRITRKPPSYRRHKATGNAVVTIAGREHYLGLHGSSESFDAYKRLISEWSAAGPAAVAATAAATKSGADFRICELLAAYYEHADRYYVKDGQPTGEAKNIKDATRLLQALYGMTPVAEFGPMALKAVRQKSIEAKLSRRVINYRVNRIRRVFKWGVENQLVAPQVLHALQAVAALRAGRTEARETGPVRPVSEESVSVILPFVTPQVQAMIELQQLTGMRPNEVTAMRPMDIDRSQATWIYRPARHKTEHHGIERLIYLGPRAQAIITPYLLRPAEAYLFSPKDAVRQTRERLRRGNNPPKKRRPSPKRIPGNRYTRRSYYSAIKRGCEKAGIDVWGPNRLRHSAATYLRKRFGIEAARVVLGHRSSAVTEVYAELDRTKAADIMAEVG; encoded by the coding sequence ATGTCCAGAATCACCCGCAAACCACCGTCGTATCGTCGCCACAAGGCCACCGGCAACGCCGTCGTCACCATCGCCGGCCGCGAACATTATCTCGGCCTGCACGGCTCGTCTGAGAGCTTCGATGCTTACAAACGTCTGATTTCCGAATGGAGCGCCGCCGGCCCGGCAGCCGTCGCGGCGACTGCCGCGGCCACGAAGTCCGGCGCCGACTTCCGAATCTGCGAACTGCTCGCCGCGTACTACGAGCACGCCGACCGCTACTACGTCAAGGACGGCCAGCCGACCGGCGAAGCCAAGAACATAAAGGACGCGACGCGCCTGTTGCAGGCGCTCTATGGCATGACGCCGGTCGCCGAGTTCGGGCCGATGGCGCTGAAGGCCGTTCGACAGAAGTCCATCGAGGCCAAACTCTCGCGCCGTGTCATCAATTACCGCGTCAATCGCATCCGCCGCGTTTTCAAATGGGGCGTCGAGAATCAGCTTGTCGCTCCGCAGGTCCTCCATGCACTACAGGCCGTAGCGGCGCTACGCGCCGGCCGCACCGAGGCACGCGAGACCGGGCCGGTTCGACCTGTTTCCGAGGAGAGCGTGAGCGTCATCCTGCCGTTCGTGACGCCGCAGGTGCAGGCGATGATCGAGCTTCAGCAGTTGACCGGCATGCGGCCCAACGAAGTGACGGCCATGCGGCCGATGGACATCGACCGCAGCCAGGCGACGTGGATCTATCGACCCGCCCGCCACAAGACCGAGCATCACGGCATCGAGCGCCTGATCTATCTCGGCCCCAGGGCGCAGGCGATCATCACGCCGTATCTGCTTCGGCCGGCCGAGGCGTACCTGTTCAGCCCGAAGGATGCCGTGAGGCAGACCCGCGAACGCCTGCGAAGGGGCAACAACCCGCCGAAGAAGCGCCGGCCGTCGCCGAAGCGCATCCCCGGCAACCGTTACACCCGCCGCAGCTATTACAGCGCCATCAAGCGCGGTTGCGAAAAGGCCGGCATCGACGTGTGGGGACCGAACCGCCTGCGGCATTCGGCGGCGACTTATCTCCGGAAGCGCTTCGGCATCGAAGCGGCCCGCGTTGTGCTCGGGCACCGTTCCAGTGCCGTCACGGAGGTGTACGCGGAACTGGATCGCACTAAGGCCGCCGACATCATGGCGGAGGTCGGGTAG
- a CDS encoding B12 binding domain protein, with translation MRLYLINPRNPLVGLTGRAGNRWNRYRVWKPLGLLTVAALTPSDWEVAVFDENVRVPDYEALPRPDVVGVTAFTSQANRAYDVAAGFRNRGVPVVMGGIHATMRPDEALARVDAVVTGEAEGSWSEVLADVRRGGVKRRYAGAHADMAAIPLARHELLRGDYAFGAIQTTRGCPLNCSFCSVTAFNGFGYRQRPIADVIREFAAIREKHVLIVDDNLIGTSREHLARAKELFRAMIHADLRKQWIAQVTINMADDEELLALAARAGCTGVFVGFESPMAEGLQELGKKFNMLCGRDFAASVRRIQRHRILVAGSFIMGLDSDQPGIGRRIAAAAAAYGVDVMNALFLTPLPGTRLWDQLEHAGRIAAGSFPEDWKYYTLTFPVAGYRNFSGAQLAREMAACDGTFYSLSQVLRRVWRSVWGWRQPLFALMANLSFRQNIGFGREACREFLLSRVSATGG, from the coding sequence ATGCGCCTTTACCTGATCAATCCGCGCAACCCGCTGGTCGGCCTCACCGGTCGAGCAGGAAACCGCTGGAATCGATACCGGGTCTGGAAACCGCTCGGTCTGCTGACGGTCGCGGCGCTGACGCCCAGCGACTGGGAGGTCGCCGTCTTTGACGAGAACGTCCGCGTCCCGGACTACGAGGCCTTGCCGCGTCCGGATGTCGTGGGCGTCACGGCGTTCACCTCGCAGGCGAATCGCGCGTATGACGTCGCGGCCGGCTTTCGCAATCGCGGCGTACCGGTCGTCATGGGCGGCATTCACGCCACCATGCGCCCGGACGAGGCCCTGGCGCGCGTGGATGCGGTGGTCACGGGCGAAGCGGAAGGGAGCTGGTCGGAAGTCCTCGCTGACGTGCGGCGCGGCGGCGTGAAACGCCGGTACGCCGGCGCCCATGCGGACATGGCCGCGATTCCACTCGCCCGGCACGAACTGCTCCGCGGAGACTACGCGTTCGGGGCGATTCAAACGACGCGCGGCTGCCCGCTCAATTGCAGCTTTTGCAGCGTGACCGCGTTCAACGGTTTTGGCTACCGGCAGCGGCCGATTGCCGACGTCATCCGCGAATTCGCCGCCATTCGGGAAAAGCACGTCTTGATCGTCGATGACAACCTGATCGGAACCAGTCGGGAGCATCTGGCGCGGGCCAAGGAGTTGTTTCGGGCGATGATCCACGCGGACCTGCGCAAGCAGTGGATCGCCCAGGTGACCATCAACATGGCCGACGACGAGGAACTGCTGGCGCTGGCCGCACGGGCCGGTTGTACCGGCGTCTTCGTCGGCTTCGAATCGCCGATGGCCGAGGGGCTGCAGGAGCTTGGCAAGAAGTTCAACATGCTCTGCGGCCGAGATTTCGCCGCCTCCGTCCGGCGCATCCAGCGGCACAGAATTCTGGTGGCGGGCTCGTTCATCATGGGCCTGGACAGCGACCAGCCGGGCATCGGCCGGCGGATCGCCGCCGCCGCCGCGGCGTATGGCGTCGATGTCATGAACGCGCTCTTTCTCACGCCGTTGCCAGGCACGCGGCTGTGGGACCAACTGGAACATGCCGGCCGCATTGCGGCAGGTTCGTTCCCGGAAGACTGGAAGTACTACACGCTGACATTCCCCGTAGCGGGCTACCGGAATTTCTCGGGGGCGCAGCTCGCGCGCGAGATGGCGGCCTGCGACGGAACCTTTTACTCATTGTCGCAGGTCCTTCGCCGTGTGTGGCGCAGCGTCTGGGGCTGGCGCCAGCCGCTGTTTGCGCTGATGGCCAATCTCTCTTTTCGGCAGAATATCGGGTTCGGACGCGAAGCCTGCCGCGAGTTCCTGTTGTCGCGCGTGAGCGCGACCGGCGGGTAG
- a CDS encoding Radical SAM superfamily protein produces the protein MELPRRPKNDVHLPDGALRQRVHDLRQLRGVHDLAIGIMYAFDYRTHMLPFWYADNRMAPCAVRLLADVLHDAGFTNMRVVLQQWSPNVLPSRMRLAGRPLDLLLVSSMQVHAERAYALVRDAHRMGADRPLILAGGPKAIYEPTDFFELGPQPGIGADCAVTGEAFVLLDLLHTVFSQRERAETPLAAFERARRSGALDRVPGLVYLSPDAPVNKPVAINTGMQRLLRDLDELPLPDAGYRLLEPPHRRKTLAAKPCSPQRVGKLSTIASVISTQGCKFNCSYCPIPAVNQRTWRHKSPQRLVDEIVHIHENFGITNFFSTDDNFFNDRQTVIDLMTGLSQATVGGEKLSSRIRFFTEATEFDVHKNSDLLPLCRSGGLAAIWFGIEDITAGLINKGQTAGKTAEMFALLHRADIEPMVMMMHNDAQPLRSKPGDLSGLLNQVRYLFEHGAITYQCTYLGPAIGTRDLEPAVRGGWLYRRVGGRAVPAAFHDGNHVVASKHARPWRQQLNVLRAYAAFYNPLNLLKSLMNMRKTSLGSKRVAFQLIGQIGLLLTAPKMLAWAWRLRRGPIDMYRGLEAARIPMLDVHSGEEINWAIEHLPTFTHESASRRGAAPSRAPRAPAATVR, from the coding sequence ATGGAACTTCCGCGTCGCCCGAAGAACGACGTGCACCTGCCGGATGGGGCGCTGCGCCAGCGCGTCCACGACCTGCGCCAGTTGCGCGGCGTGCACGACCTGGCGATCGGGATAATGTACGCCTTCGACTACCGGACACACATGCTGCCGTTCTGGTACGCCGACAACCGCATGGCCCCCTGCGCGGTGCGGCTGCTGGCCGACGTGCTGCACGACGCGGGCTTCACCAACATGCGCGTCGTCCTGCAGCAGTGGTCGCCCAACGTCTTGCCCAGCCGCATGCGCCTGGCCGGCCGGCCGCTGGACCTGCTGCTGGTTTCGTCGATGCAGGTGCACGCCGAGCGGGCCTACGCGTTGGTTCGCGACGCGCACCGCATGGGCGCAGACCGTCCGCTGATCCTGGCCGGCGGCCCGAAGGCCATCTACGAACCGACCGATTTCTTCGAGCTCGGCCCGCAGCCCGGAATCGGCGCCGACTGCGCCGTTACCGGCGAAGCTTTCGTGCTGCTTGACTTGCTTCACACGGTTTTTTCGCAGCGCGAGCGCGCCGAAACGCCCCTCGCCGCCTTTGAACGGGCCCGACGCAGCGGCGCCCTCGACCGCGTGCCGGGACTGGTCTACCTGTCGCCGGACGCCCCCGTGAATAAGCCCGTGGCCATCAACACTGGGATGCAGCGGCTGCTGCGCGACCTGGACGAATTGCCGCTGCCGGACGCCGGCTACCGCCTCCTCGAACCGCCGCACCGCCGCAAAACGCTGGCGGCCAAGCCCTGCTCGCCGCAGCGCGTCGGCAAATTGTCGACCATCGCCTCCGTGATCTCGACGCAGGGCTGCAAGTTCAACTGCTCCTACTGCCCGATTCCCGCGGTCAACCAGCGCACCTGGCGGCACAAGAGCCCGCAGCGGCTGGTCGACGAAATCGTGCACATCCATGAGAACTTCGGCATCACCAACTTCTTCAGCACCGACGACAACTTCTTCAACGACCGCCAGACCGTGATCGACCTGATGACCGGCCTGTCGCAGGCCACCGTCGGCGGCGAAAAGCTGTCCAGCCGCATCCGCTTCTTCACCGAGGCGACCGAGTTCGACGTCCATAAGAACAGCGACCTGCTGCCGCTGTGCCGCTCGGGCGGACTCGCGGCGATCTGGTTCGGCATCGAGGACATCACCGCCGGCCTCATCAACAAGGGCCAGACCGCCGGCAAGACGGCCGAGATGTTCGCCCTGCTGCACCGGGCCGACATCGAGCCGATGGTCATGATGATGCACAACGACGCCCAGCCGCTACGCTCGAAGCCGGGCGATCTGTCCGGCCTGCTCAACCAGGTCCGCTACCTGTTCGAGCACGGCGCCATCACCTATCAGTGCACCTACCTCGGTCCGGCCATTGGCACGCGCGACCTGGAGCCGGCGGTCCGCGGCGGCTGGCTCTACCGCCGCGTCGGCGGCCGCGCCGTCCCGGCTGCATTTCACGACGGCAACCACGTGGTCGCGTCGAAGCACGCCCGCCCCTGGCGCCAGCAACTCAACGTACTGCGGGCCTACGCCGCCTTCTACAACCCGCTGAATCTCCTCAAGTCTCTCATGAACATGCGGAAGACATCGCTGGGGTCCAAGCGTGTCGCGTTCCAGTTGATCGGGCAGATCGGCCTGCTGCTCACCGCGCCCAAGATGCTGGCCTGGGCCTGGCGGCTCAGGCGCGGCCCGATCGACATGTACCGCGGGCTCGAAGCTGCACGCATTCCCATGCTCGACGTGCACAGCGGCGAAGAGATCAATTGGGCCATCGAACATCTGCCGACGTTTACGCACGAATCGGCTTCGCGGCGCGGCGCGGCGCCAAGCCGCGCGCCCCGCGCACCGGCGGCGACGGTTCGCTGA